TTAATTATTCTAACCATTGTTGAGGTCCGATTATAGTTAATTTAATAAAGATCACtataatatcaaaatagaacATATGTCATCCAAGTAAAAACTTAAGGAAAAAATGGAGAGGACCCAAATATGTCATTACATCCGGAGTAAGGAAATAAAACACAACAGGTACCTTTATTAGTTATTGCTAACATACATAAATGAAGAATTACATTTCTTGTAACGTATGAAAACGGGAAGCAATGAACATTCACTAGATTAATCTTTGGTCAAATCTTCTATTATTTGAACCTCTAGTGACAGGACTATATATTTTAATTAAGGATAAACCTCAATAATGGATCTCAATCCCAGTATAGGAATAATGTTGTAGTCACTAAAACCAGCATTAGAGAAGAGCTTTGCCCAATCTTGTTGACTTCTTTCCTTCCCGTTAGTGAGAGTCATCATGGTCATGTCAAAGAAAAGTTGAGTTTCATATGACTTGTCATCTCCTTTCTGTAGATTATGATCCATCAGTACCATGTCAATGATAATCACCTTTCCTCCATTCTCCTTATCTTGAATTGCTTCTTTACATTTCTTCAATATTTGGATACACTCTTCGTCGTTCCAGTCATGTAATATCCACTACTTGTCATTCATCAAACATAAACTATTAATACAAGCACAATTTATTATATAGTAAAAAGTTCAGTAACTATGCATAAAATTACAAATTTTACCTTTAGTAAAATTGCACCGGCAGAAGGAATGGACTTAAACATGTTTCCTCCCACATAGCTCAAGTTCTTGCTCCCTTCAAGTCCTTCAATTACATGCGGCAGATctaaaacaatgcaatttatttGTGGAAATGCGTCGGCAATAGCTTTAGCTACGGTTCCGGTGCTGCCTCCAACGTCCACCAGTGATTTCAATCCTTCAAAAACTCTCTTACCATTTTTAATCAACACGCTCATGACCAACAGGGCATCACTAGCCATAGCTTCGTTAAATAAATGGTTAAGCCTGGATTGATGCCCTGCATATTCAAAAAGCGCCTTGCCATGAGCGGTTGCAAATGGAGTACTAGAGTCGTCACCATTCTTGAACCATTTGCTGAGTGAGTGCCATGGTTCCATCATAGTTGGATCTAGGTCCATCTGTACAAAGGAGACTAAACTCAAAGGCTCATCTTTAAGGAGGAGACGTGAATTCGGAGTAAGTAAATAACcctcttcttcttgttcttcgTTGCTCTTGGTTTGAATAAAGAAACCCATATGGATTAGAACACGCATGAGACGGTAAACACAATTCTGGCTTTTAGCGTTGTTGTTGATGGGGAGGGCATCCACCAAGTGAGAGAGGGTCATGGCTCGGCCATGAGCGTGAATGATATCTGGTATTCCAAGTTGAACTGCACATTTGAGTGACATGGAGTTGATGAAGTTGAATGTATGGTTCCATATATGTGCCTGAGCAGCGAGTACTTCTCTAGTTTTGTCTTGTGGTAATGCCATATTTGTGAGATTTTCTTTTAGATGCTTAGGGTTGTGATAATGgttgaagtatatatatatatatatatatatatatatatatatatatatatagaagaagaagaatgagaGGACCCATCATAATTAAGTGATATACTAATAGCAGTGCCTACTTCATCGTAGTATAGCCTACCGACCCGATCAACTGGACTTGCGTATAATTATAAAGTTCTCCATTAAGTTTAGAATCTGGCTCCTCTCCAGTAGCCAATCCCTCCAGTTTGTCTAGTAGGTTATTAAATTCACTGCATGTGTCCTCTTAAAAAATTTATCGTCAAGATTTATTTGATTAACCCAACTACTTTAACCATGATTATAAGTTCTCTCTGTTGCCTTTTTCACTGCCAAACAAGAACCCCTCTCCATCCTCCCAAATCTCtcaaagaagagaaaacaaaagcAATAATGTTGGAGGCACATACAGTTATGAAATTTTACTGATTGAAGAAAAAAACAGAAAAATGGCACTATACTTTTCACAAAAAATTATGTGTTGGAACTTCACGTGGTGATGTTGTCATCACATCTCTGCTTCTCCCATGGGAAAATTGATTCTACGTCTTCTTTGAAACTAAAAAATAGTGTTGCTTCTCTCCCATTTCGGACTAAACACAGAAAAAGGTACCATTAGTTGGTTGCTCAAAAATTGTAGATTAATGCGATTTGCACCAATAGTTCTCCGTAGTTATATCTCAATCGAAGTGCTATTCAAACAAATTTTCAATCTATTTTCTGAATCGAAGAACCTTAAGAAAATAAATCAAACTCAGTAGAAAGATATGGTATACTACTATTTAGAAATAAGCTTGAATTCAGCAACCATTGTTGATTAGCAGCTTCAACAATTAATATCACCAAAACACTCGAAATCTTCATCTTAGCATAGGAACCCGCTTGTTTTGATTTGGTAGGTGCTAGATTTTCTTACAGATTTGGGATGAAGGGGAATACCTTGTTGTTTGAGAGGAAAGAGAGAATTTTACCTGGGTTAAAATGGTTTGGTTAACCAAAATAAATCTGGACCATAAATATTTCAAGAGGACACATGTAATAAATCCACTAGCCAACTGGAGGAACTGGAGGGTTTGGCTACTGGAGGGGAGCAAATCCGTAAGTTTATATGTTTTAGTATGAATTAAACAAATAACTGAACCTATATATTATCTTAATGCATGCAATATCTTTATCTAAGAAATTCTCCCCGTGGTACATGATAATTATCACCTTTTtactaatctatcaacaatacattcatgtatatatattttcaaatttAGCCAAATTTTAATAATTGAAAATATAATTACTCTTAAAAACTTCAACTTAAAATACGAAAGTCAATATGAAACCTAAATGATGATATATtccatttatttttaaaatttcgaTAAAATACAATCTCAAAGGCAGGAAAGACATACGATCTTATGATATTAGATTGTAAACATGAAATAACAAAGAGATTAAGAcctcatttgtttgcattaaATTTTAATCACTCAGATCTTGATCATTAATAATTGGCGGGCTTTTATGATTGTATTTGTCAACTCTTCTCCAGGCTTTTATGAGTTTGGTTTGATCAATTCTTGGTCAAATATTGAAGATGACTCTTTTACAAATAAGAAGGCAAGAtctaaaattatatgaaaaaaaGTGTTGAATTAAATTTGGTAAAAGAATAATTTAAGTATATGATCGCCAATGAAAACAAAGGTAGGTGAATAATATTTTAAAGGAGATTGGGGAAGTTTTTTGTTCCTATAAAATTTGAAATTGAATAATTTTGTCATCCAGTGGTATAAATATATATTACTGTTGTCGTTAGGAAATATTTCCTTGATCTTATGGTGCTCCAACCTTGGCAACGATTTTAAGTCATAATCAGAAGTTGAGGAGTAAATTTGGAGCTATTTTCTCGAACAATTTGGATATATACGTCTCATCCACCTATTATACGTTGGAGTTCCTAATTGCAAGAGCAAAAACGATATAATTTGCTAACAACACAGATAACATATAATAATTGAATAATTTCAAATAGTACATAAGTAAATTCggacttttttccttttttaaaaatcTTGACTCCTTTTTTATACTcggtcctttcatttccttctttCTCAATCCTCACATTCCCTTGGGCATTTGAAAGAAAGACTTCAAAGTTGTCAACTGGATATTTCGGTGAAAATGTGTACTCATAAATAGTGATATAAGTTTCTATAAATGGATATtattacttcctccgtctcaTATTAGTCGTTCACATTACTATAAATATTTGTCCCAAAATACTTGTTcacttacaaaatcaagatagaattaattaagttttttctACTTTGTCCTTAACAttaattgtttttttaagtaaccaatattgattagagtgcaaTTAATTGGAAAGAGACAAGGGTAGTGTAGTAAAAATATACTTTTATTTATGAGTTCTTAAATGACGTGTAAAAggaaaagtggacaagtaatataagacggagggagtataatttaaCTTTCTACTCTACAGCTCCCTAAAATAAAGTATGTAGCTCACATAGGATTTTGGGTCGCATTTATTTTACAACCAAAGCTAATACTGTAGAATAGTTAGGAACGTTTGGAGGTGCGCAGTATTAAACTGAATCCATATTTCAAAAAACAGCTTTCTTTAACTTTTCAAATGCATTTTTTAATAATTTAGTGAACCTCAGTGTATAATGCTTACCTGCATGGGGTGTTTGCACCGAATTTATGTAAAATTACTATAGATAAgtgatttaaaaaattaaaattgcatATCAATTAACTATGGTTAAGTGATAATAGTTTGTGCAAATACATATCATTAATCCATTCATTTGATGTAAACACCAAGTGCGGATAAATTCTTACTGTTATCCATCGAAAACTTGAATCTCGATATATTTTTTACAGCGACAATATGTGCTTGAAATTGAAACATTATTTTGCCATTTTAACTAACAGCATTATAATATAGGTTAATTACTTCAACAAGTTGCGTATAACACGTGCCACACGTGAATTCACCTACTATCACTGAATATCAATGGTACGGTTCGGGCAGTTATTTTATAAAATCTATGTCATActaatttttctttattttgtataactaaaattagacttttcgaaaCCGTCCCATCATCTCGATTTTTCTTTGGTATCGGTAAGGTTCGGTTAATAGTctgtattttataaaaaaaacgtCATATAAAAGTCCCAAGTAGAAGTTGTACATGATACCATGCATACTTGTATAACACTTTGACAAAAACTCTCTAGACATTTTATTGTTTAAAAAGTAAAGAATCAAGAAAAGATGAATCACAATAAAAATAGAGATTCATCTCACTATTTTATATTAGTGTAAGATAATATTAAATAAAGACAAAAAATTTAGATCACACGAGCTGAAAGTAATCAATCAAGATGAGACACAAGAACTAAATCTAATAAGATTGGGTAtccaataaaaaaatttaaatcatACGAGAGGAAGATATCTAATACCTTGTAGCTTGCTACTCAAGATCGTTGGAATACCTTGTAATTAATTAATTCAGTGGTTACCACTCGAGGCGCTAGAACTAATTAGTTTCAATAGGGGTAATATAACATGTTTCGGAGTTGGGACTTTAGTGTTAATTACCTGTTGGCGACTTGTAGTCATTTCCATCACCCCGGGCACAAGACgaaaaatttaatattttattaattttaaacttaatatataaaatgtatattttattaattttaaacttaatatataaaatgTATTTACACAATTAATGTATTCAGTACGCTTCGGTAAATAAAAAACCTACTCAATTTTTTGTTAGGGTTagaaatttatataaaaaccatcggttttattaaaaaaattctaATAATCGGTTCGGTTCGTTTCGATCGGTTAAGTCGGTTTTTACAAAACCATTAACACCCCTGCTATTACTTATCCTTTACAATTTATTTCATTGCATGTCGTGGATTTTGATTAAATTGCCAAATAATCAAGAATACGTTGTACAATCTGCAAATTAGTTTTTCATTATAGTTTCGATTCATTGCTTACATATTCGGACAATAGCATTACCGTTTGTACCTTTGGATTATCAttaattttgagaaaattatttTTAACAACATTCATGTGAATATAAACacatttgagtttttttttttttttccgaaaatCAGAACGTATTTCTAAAAACAATTAAAGTTTCCAACTTAGAAACTTTTCTAACCCTAAGAAGCTTTTTTGTACAAAAAGCAAACTAAAACCAAATCAGGCTGCCATCACAGAAAAGA
The nucleotide sequence above comes from Lycium barbarum isolate Lr01 chromosome 3, ASM1917538v2, whole genome shotgun sequence. Encoded proteins:
- the LOC132634127 gene encoding trans-resveratrol di-O-methyltransferase-like — protein: MALPQDKTREVLAAQAHIWNHTFNFINSMSLKCAVQLGIPDIIHAHGRAMTLSHLVDALPINNNAKSQNCVYRLMRVLIHMGFFIQTKSNEEQEEEGYLLTPNSRLLLKDEPLSLVSFVQMDLDPTMMEPWHSLSKWFKNGDDSSTPFATAHGKALFEYAGHQSRLNHLFNEAMASDALLVMSVLIKNGKRVFEGLKSLVDVGGSTGTVAKAIADAFPQINCIVLDLPHVIEGLEGSKNLSYVGGNMFKSIPSAGAILLKWILHDWNDEECIQILKKCKEAIQDKENGGKVIIIDMVLMDHNLQKGDDKSYETQLFFDMTMMTLTNGKERSQQDWAKLFSNAGFSDYNIIPILGLRSIIEVYP